The Nitrospira sp. genome window below encodes:
- a CDS encoding OmpA family protein — MRSTSSHRTIPIRSAALTLLCALALGGCVSAKSHQRTLGELQAAKKRSAEQEAQLGGMRESLDMEAAQRKAAEDQAASLLKEREDLKGRSEQLTGELAAARSQLTDLEQKHASDSASAQEDIAKLQQQAASMEAEAAQIAKEREQLRQEQARLATKLDQERAAKEAKEAEIKRLTRTQEELSKSLQEEISKGNITVQQVRDSLTINLVDRVLFDSGQAEVKPTGQHVLKQVSDLLKTVTDKQIRIEGHTDNVPISAKLQSRYRTNWELSTARATAVVRYLIDQGGVDPRHLSAVGHADTQPVASNDTEEGRSANRRIEIVLYPKDLKEIADQVETSPAVSQ, encoded by the coding sequence ATGCGATCCACATCAAGCCATCGAACCATACCGATCCGGAGCGCCGCGTTAACTCTGCTGTGCGCGTTGGCCCTAGGAGGCTGCGTAAGTGCGAAAAGTCACCAGCGGACTCTTGGCGAACTCCAGGCGGCCAAGAAACGATCGGCGGAACAGGAAGCCCAACTGGGCGGGATGCGAGAGTCACTCGACATGGAAGCAGCTCAGCGGAAAGCTGCTGAGGACCAGGCCGCCTCGTTGTTGAAGGAACGGGAAGACCTCAAGGGTCGATCCGAACAGTTGACCGGCGAACTCGCCGCCGCGCGCAGCCAGCTGACGGATCTCGAACAGAAACATGCCAGCGACAGTGCTTCCGCGCAGGAAGACATCGCGAAGCTCCAGCAACAGGCTGCATCGATGGAAGCCGAGGCAGCCCAAATCGCAAAGGAGCGTGAACAGCTCCGTCAAGAACAGGCTCGATTGGCCACGAAACTCGATCAGGAACGTGCTGCCAAGGAAGCGAAGGAAGCGGAGATCAAACGGCTGACGCGAACGCAGGAAGAGTTATCCAAGTCGCTCCAAGAGGAAATTTCCAAGGGCAATATCACCGTCCAGCAAGTACGCGACAGCCTCACCATCAACCTGGTGGACCGGGTCTTGTTCGACTCCGGCCAAGCGGAGGTGAAACCGACCGGTCAGCATGTGCTGAAGCAGGTCAGCGACCTTTTGAAAACCGTCACGGACAAGCAGATCCGAATCGAAGGCCACACGGACAATGTGCCGATCAGCGCCAAACTGCAGAGCCGTTACAGGACGAATTGGGAACTCTCGACGGCGCGGGCCACGGCGGTCGTACGCTATTTGATCGATCAGGGCGGTGTAGACCCGCGGCATCTCTCCGCAGTCGGGCATGCGGACACGCAACCCGTCGCCTCGAACGATACCGAGGAGGGACGATCGGCCAACCGCAGGATTGAAATCGTACTGTACCCCAAGGACCTCAAAGAAATCGCCGACCAGGTCGAAACCAGCCCGGCAGTATCACAGTAA
- a CDS encoding nucleoside transporter C-terminal domain-containing protein produces the protein MTVEEWPYRLLACVGFVTIALLAWVTGNRSRLNWTTIVGSAALAWGLGILSFWFPGSRWLWSVTNDMVVAVLTASQKGTLFLLGPLALDPGQRLPDGTVSVGFILAAQALPAVVFFAALMAGLYYVGVMQAIVGLFSRLFYRTMGLSGAESLSGAANIFVGIEAGLIVRPYLAAMTRSELLLVLTCMMATVASTVMGIYVSALQHVVPQIAGHLISASVISIPCAVLISKLTFPEDGQPMTLGGVPSTDRNPSPSADSEAIPPPSNLVVALIDGAGQGMKMAVGIAALLIVFLGLEALVDLALAQLPTIGGASLSVTRVLAWLTWPFAILLGLRPEEWQIGADLLGSRFIETEVAAYFKLAAVQSATPPPLSPRSLTALTYALCGFVHVASMGIFVGGISALVPHRAKDISLLGLRALWTAYLTTLLTGCIAGVLSSS, from the coding sequence ATGACGGTGGAGGAATGGCCCTATCGCCTGCTTGCCTGCGTCGGTTTCGTTACGATCGCGTTGCTGGCCTGGGTGACGGGAAATCGCAGTCGGCTGAACTGGACGACCATTGTGGGCAGCGCGGCTTTGGCCTGGGGACTCGGTATCCTGTCCTTTTGGTTTCCGGGCTCCCGCTGGCTCTGGAGCGTTACTAACGACATGGTAGTCGCCGTGCTCACCGCCTCGCAAAAGGGCACGCTCTTCCTGCTCGGTCCTCTCGCGCTCGACCCGGGCCAGAGACTCCCGGATGGAACCGTCTCGGTGGGCTTTATCCTGGCAGCGCAAGCGCTGCCGGCCGTCGTGTTCTTTGCCGCATTGATGGCGGGTCTGTACTATGTGGGCGTTATGCAAGCGATCGTAGGTCTGTTCTCCCGACTCTTTTACCGGACTATGGGCTTATCGGGGGCCGAGTCCCTGTCCGGCGCCGCGAACATCTTCGTCGGCATCGAGGCGGGCTTGATTGTCCGTCCCTACCTCGCTGCCATGACGCGATCGGAACTGCTCTTGGTGCTGACTTGCATGATGGCGACCGTGGCGAGCACGGTCATGGGCATCTACGTGTCGGCTCTGCAACATGTGGTGCCTCAGATCGCCGGGCATTTGATTTCTGCGTCGGTGATTTCGATTCCTTGCGCGGTGCTCATCAGCAAACTCACATTTCCCGAAGATGGACAGCCCATGACGCTGGGCGGCGTGCCCTCTACCGACCGGAACCCATCGCCTTCAGCCGATAGTGAAGCGATTCCGCCGCCCTCCAACCTCGTTGTCGCCTTAATCGATGGGGCAGGACAGGGGATGAAAATGGCTGTCGGCATTGCTGCATTGCTGATCGTGTTTCTCGGATTGGAAGCTCTTGTGGATTTGGCGCTGGCGCAGCTTCCTACGATTGGTGGAGCGTCTCTCTCCGTCACACGGGTCCTCGCCTGGCTGACTTGGCCGTTCGCCATTCTCCTCGGTCTCCGTCCTGAAGAATGGCAGATCGGCGCGGACTTGCTGGGGTCGCGGTTTATCGAGACGGAAGTGGCGGCCTATTTCAAGTTGGCCGCGGTGCAATCTGCGACTCCGCCGCCGCTCTCTCCACGGTCCCTCACGGCCTTGACCTATGCCCTCTGTGGGTTCGTGCATGTCGCGAGCATGGGCATCTTTGTCGGCGGCATCTCCGCATTGGTGCCGCATAGGGCAAAAGACATCTCGCTCCTGGGACTGCGCGCGTTGTGGACCGCCTATTTGACGACGTTGCTGACCGGTTGTATTGCGGGAGTCCTCTCATCTTCCTAG
- the cydB gene encoding cytochrome d ubiquinol oxidase subunit II encodes METLWFIVVTLMLAIFIVLDGFDFGVGMVYPFVVRTEADRRTVLASIGPLWNANEVWLIAAGAVLFFAYPKAYAAGFSGFYLALILVLWLLIFRGLALELRSQVDHVLWKQAWDTAFTTASLLLAFVFGAALGNLIRGVPLNRDGYFFVPFWTDFQPGPEPGILDWFTVLLGLTTVSILAFHGANYLAMKTEGALYKRAVSTAWVMGRVSAGCTVLTVTAVPFVQPSLRLNFAGHPMEYLVPFSGIFALGSSLYLRQRQRDTAAFLSSSAFILLMLASVMFGMYPYILVSTTDPALSLTVFNAATDSYGLTAGFAWFGVGFLLVVAYQSYVYSLFSGKPRSDDAH; translated from the coding sequence ATGGAAACCCTGTGGTTTATCGTCGTCACACTGATGCTCGCCATCTTCATCGTCCTGGACGGTTTCGACTTTGGGGTCGGCATGGTCTATCCGTTCGTCGTTCGGACCGAAGCGGACCGTCGAACGGTGCTCGCCTCCATCGGCCCACTGTGGAACGCAAACGAAGTCTGGTTGATCGCCGCCGGCGCTGTCCTCTTCTTTGCCTATCCCAAGGCCTATGCCGCCGGATTCAGCGGGTTCTATCTGGCGTTGATCCTTGTGCTGTGGCTGCTGATCTTTCGCGGTCTCGCGCTGGAATTGCGATCGCAGGTGGATCATGTGTTGTGGAAACAGGCCTGGGATACGGCCTTTACAACGGCCAGTTTACTCTTGGCGTTTGTCTTTGGCGCGGCGCTGGGCAATCTGATTCGCGGTGTGCCCTTAAACCGTGACGGATATTTCTTCGTCCCGTTTTGGACAGACTTTCAGCCTGGGCCGGAGCCAGGCATCCTGGACTGGTTCACGGTGCTGCTGGGGCTGACGACTGTGTCGATCCTAGCCTTCCACGGGGCAAATTATCTCGCGATGAAAACAGAAGGCGCCCTGTATAAACGAGCCGTCTCGACCGCCTGGGTCATGGGGCGGGTTTCGGCTGGATGCACGGTGCTTACCGTGACTGCGGTCCCTTTCGTCCAGCCAAGCTTGCGGCTCAACTTCGCTGGCCATCCGATGGAATATCTTGTACCATTCAGTGGGATATTCGCGCTCGGATCCAGTCTGTACCTCCGCCAGCGACAGCGTGACACCGCCGCCTTTCTGTCTTCCAGTGCATTTATTTTGCTGATGCTCGCCAGCGTCATGTTCGGCATGTATCCCTACATCTTAGTTTCAACAACTGATCCAGCGCTCAGCCTCACGGTGTTCAATGCAGCCACCGACTCCTATGGATTAACAGCCGGGTTTGCCTGGTTCGGAGTCGGCTTCCTGCTTGTAGTGGCCTACCAGAGTTACGTCTATTCCCTGTTCTCGGGTAAACCGCGCTCGGATGACGCACATTGA
- a CDS encoding cytochrome ubiquinol oxidase subunit I — translation MTSALLYDRLQFAFTATFHYLFPQLTMGLAFLLFYLRSRALVTDDEHYQQVSDFWTRIFALNFGFGVVTGIPLEFQFGTNWARFSNFAGGVIGQTLAMEGVFAFFLESSFLGILLFRKRFSRRMQWFAALILFVGSWLSGYFILATNAWMQHPVAYQVGDDGRVFVNSLTGLLTNPWLFWQFAHNMTAAVVTASCVIAAVGAYYLLSGLYLSHAKTFLRTGVVAGAIASALMIFPTGHGNAKQVFEHQPVKGAAFEGLFTTERGAGLYLVGQPNLETMTIDNPIEIPNALSFLVYKDLYAKVKGLDAFPRDEWPDNLPLLYYAYHIMAGLGTILAAILGLALFSLWHGRLFNMKWLLWLVMLSAPFPYIATSAGWMTAELGRQPWLVYGLLRTAHGTSPLVHSGNALFTLIGFLGLYLLLGLLFVFLLGKTIQHGPGSISSQAPYTA, via the coding sequence ATGACAAGCGCACTTCTCTACGACCGGCTTCAATTCGCGTTCACCGCCACGTTCCACTACCTCTTTCCACAATTGACGATGGGATTGGCGTTCCTGCTGTTTTATTTGCGCAGCCGGGCGCTTGTCACCGATGACGAACATTATCAACAGGTCTCGGATTTTTGGACGAGGATCTTTGCCTTGAACTTCGGATTCGGCGTCGTGACCGGCATCCCGCTCGAATTTCAGTTTGGAACCAACTGGGCCAGGTTTTCCAACTTCGCGGGTGGAGTGATCGGCCAAACTCTCGCCATGGAGGGAGTCTTCGCATTTTTCCTGGAATCATCGTTTCTCGGCATCCTGCTGTTCAGAAAGCGATTCAGTCGTCGGATGCAATGGTTTGCCGCTCTGATACTCTTTGTGGGTTCGTGGCTATCCGGCTACTTCATCCTGGCGACGAATGCATGGATGCAACATCCTGTCGCGTATCAAGTGGGGGACGATGGCAGAGTGTTCGTCAACAGTCTTACCGGGCTGCTCACGAATCCCTGGTTATTCTGGCAATTCGCGCATAACATGACAGCGGCCGTCGTCACGGCGTCCTGTGTGATAGCAGCGGTGGGTGCGTACTATCTGTTATCCGGTCTCTATCTATCCCATGCGAAGACCTTCCTGCGAACCGGCGTTGTCGCCGGCGCGATCGCTTCTGCACTGATGATTTTCCCCACGGGACACGGCAACGCCAAACAGGTCTTCGAACATCAACCGGTAAAGGGAGCGGCATTTGAGGGGCTCTTCACGACGGAGAGAGGAGCCGGTCTCTACCTGGTGGGACAACCCAATCTTGAAACGATGACCATCGACAACCCGATTGAGATTCCTAATGCGCTCAGTTTTCTCGTGTACAAAGACCTCTACGCCAAGGTCAAGGGGCTCGACGCGTTTCCTCGCGACGAGTGGCCGGATAATCTTCCCCTCCTCTACTATGCCTATCACATCATGGCCGGATTAGGAACCATCCTTGCCGCCATCCTTGGCCTGGCCTTGTTCTCGCTTTGGCATGGCCGCCTGTTCAACATGAAGTGGCTGTTGTGGCTAGTGATGCTCTCAGCTCCATTCCCATACATCGCTACGTCGGCCGGCTGGATGACCGCCGAACTGGGACGGCAGCCCTGGCTCGTGTACGGCTTGTTGCGCACCGCCCATGGCACATCTCCATTGGTTCATTCAGGGAACGCCTTATTTACCTTGATTGGATTCTTGGGACTGTATCTGCTGCTCGGGTTGCTGTTTGTGTTTCTTCTCGGCAAAACGATTCAGCACGGACCCGGCTCGATCAGCTCACAAGCGCCGTATACCGCCTGA
- the ilvA gene encoding threonine ammonia-lyase, whose translation MVTLESIEAAATRIGPSIYESPLVHSKTLSRLSGNAIFLKLENLQMTGSFKERGALNRILTMTDDERRRGVIAASAGNHGQGVAYHATQRGIPVQIWMPRSTPLIKLTATRAYGADIVLHGDNYDETCEAAIERSRQRKATFVHPFDDDAVIAGQGTVGLELLKQNPALDVIIVPVGGGGLIGGIGCAVKEQNAAVEVIGVQTDRLPSMQTALQQQQPVDLPARSTLADGIAVRKAGLRTLPLARKYVDRLVTVEEDEIAEAILMLLEGEKTVAEGAGAVALAALLQAKTGHRGKNIAVLVSGGNLDVTLLARIIEQGMVRDGRRLRLRVRLPDYPGALEGLASVIAKAQANIVETSYNRAHYGVSLNEAAIDITMETRGRDHASDLLAALTSSRYEFSVVE comes from the coding sequence ATGGTCACTCTTGAATCGATCGAAGCAGCTGCAACCCGTATCGGTCCGTCTATCTATGAATCACCCCTGGTACATTCCAAAACGCTGTCCCGACTGAGCGGAAATGCGATCTTTCTGAAACTTGAAAATCTGCAGATGACCGGATCGTTCAAGGAACGCGGCGCGCTGAACCGTATCCTGACGATGACGGACGACGAACGGCGACGGGGAGTCATCGCGGCATCGGCAGGGAACCATGGGCAGGGCGTGGCCTATCACGCGACCCAGCGGGGCATCCCCGTGCAGATCTGGATGCCGCGTTCGACGCCACTCATCAAGCTGACGGCGACCCGCGCCTACGGCGCGGATATCGTTTTGCACGGGGACAATTACGACGAGACCTGCGAGGCAGCCATTGAACGGAGCCGGCAGAGGAAGGCCACGTTTGTTCATCCCTTCGACGACGACGCCGTCATCGCCGGACAAGGGACCGTCGGGTTGGAACTCCTCAAGCAGAATCCCGCGCTGGATGTGATCATTGTGCCGGTCGGAGGCGGCGGATTGATCGGCGGGATCGGCTGTGCGGTCAAGGAGCAAAACGCTGCCGTAGAAGTGATCGGCGTTCAAACGGATCGACTGCCGTCGATGCAAACGGCTCTGCAACAGCAGCAACCGGTCGATCTTCCGGCAAGGTCCACCTTGGCCGACGGAATCGCCGTTCGAAAAGCGGGCCTGCGTACGCTGCCGTTGGCCCGCAAATATGTCGATCGGCTCGTCACGGTCGAGGAAGACGAGATTGCGGAGGCGATTTTGATGCTGTTGGAGGGCGAGAAAACGGTGGCGGAGGGGGCCGGTGCCGTTGCGCTTGCCGCCCTTCTGCAAGCGAAAACGGGCCATCGTGGGAAAAACATTGCGGTGTTGGTGTCCGGAGGCAACCTTGATGTCACGCTGTTGGCGAGAATCATCGAACAGGGCATGGTTCGCGACGGTAGGCGGCTGCGCCTGCGAGTGCGTCTCCCTGACTACCCCGGCGCATTGGAAGGACTGGCATCGGTGATTGCCAAGGCCCAGGCCAACATCGTGGAGACGTCGTACAATCGCGCCCACTACGGAGTGAGCTTGAACGAAGCGGCGATCGACATCACGATGGAAACCCGTGGACGCGACCACGCGTCGGATCTATTGGCCGCCCTGACGAGCTCGCGTTATGAATTCAGCGTCGTCGAATGA
- a CDS encoding DUF1269 domain-containing protein, which produces MSELVCIAFKDPSTADRVLNELRAMESEYVLDLEDAVIVVRDQDGKVHLKQCVDVFGGATKHGVALGMLWGGLMGLLFMNPLAGLLGSLAGGAGAGAITNAANEYGLLSDYGIPDQFIKDLGSTIKRGTSAIFLLIRNVDQAKLLVGFSRYEGTILKTSLSGEQEEKLRAVLAKQQDQRTGAR; this is translated from the coding sequence ATGAGTGAACTTGTCTGCATTGCGTTTAAAGACCCCAGCACGGCCGACCGGGTGCTGAACGAATTGCGAGCCATGGAATCGGAGTATGTCCTCGACCTGGAGGATGCAGTCATCGTCGTCCGCGATCAGGATGGCAAAGTGCATCTGAAGCAGTGCGTCGATGTATTCGGGGGAGCAACCAAACATGGCGTGGCCTTGGGGATGTTATGGGGCGGGCTGATGGGGCTCCTGTTCATGAATCCTCTGGCTGGTCTCCTGGGAAGTCTTGCCGGCGGTGCAGGAGCCGGTGCTATCACCAATGCTGCCAATGAGTATGGACTCTTGAGCGACTATGGGATCCCCGATCAATTCATTAAAGACTTGGGAAGCACGATCAAGCGCGGCACCTCCGCAATCTTCCTGCTGATCCGGAACGTGGATCAAGCCAAGTTGCTTGTCGGCTTCTCAAGATACGAGGGGACCATTCTCAAGACATCCCTGAGTGGGGAGCAGGAAGAGAAGTTACGGGCTGTCCTCGCAAAACAACAAGACCAGAGGACCGGTGCACGGTAG
- the ccmA gene encoding cytochrome c biogenesis heme-transporting ATPase CcmA, whose amino-acid sequence MLQAVSLRCSRGERRLFSDLNVKVERGSLLAVLGENGSGKTSLLRIFSSLLPPEHGSVLWEGQDIQQLKELYSGQLTYIGHLNGIKDDLTPLENVTSSMSLAGELCSNNAAKEALEAIGLKRPIHYLPSRVLSQGQKRRVALARLWLSRRPLWLLDEPFTSLDRAATTVVTERLHAHLQRGGLAVVVTHQEVALPSETMHRLKLTE is encoded by the coding sequence ATGTTGCAAGCTGTTTCATTACGTTGCAGTCGCGGTGAACGGCGATTGTTCTCCGATCTCAACGTGAAGGTTGAGCGGGGGTCGCTGTTGGCGGTGTTAGGTGAAAACGGCAGTGGGAAAACCAGTTTGCTCCGTATTTTCTCCAGCTTGTTGCCCCCCGAACACGGATCGGTCTTGTGGGAGGGGCAAGATATCCAACAACTCAAGGAGCTCTATTCGGGGCAGCTGACCTACATCGGGCATCTGAATGGGATTAAGGACGACCTCACGCCCCTCGAAAATGTCACGAGCTCCATGTCGCTTGCCGGAGAACTCTGCTCCAACAATGCTGCGAAGGAGGCGTTGGAGGCGATCGGGCTCAAGCGGCCCATCCATTATTTGCCGTCAAGGGTGCTTTCGCAAGGGCAAAAGCGCCGCGTCGCCTTGGCGCGATTGTGGCTCTCCCGACGTCCCTTATGGCTCCTTGATGAACCGTTCACGTCGCTCGACAGGGCTGCGACCACGGTCGTGACAGAACGGCTGCATGCCCATCTGCAGCGTGGAGGGCTGGCGGTCGTCGTGACACATCAGGAAGTCGCCCTTCCCTCGGAAACAATGCACCGTCTGAAGCTGACTGAATGA
- the ccmB gene encoding heme exporter protein CcmB: MSGSSMWEAIGGIVRRDLLLAMRRRSDAAMSVFFLVIVVSLFPLGVGPEPAVLRTIGPGVLWVAALLACLLSLSRVFTADYLDGVLEQMVLIPQPLAVLVVGKVLAHWLVSGLPVVLLSPLLGLQFGLNGESLGVLVMSLLLGTPTLSMIGAIGAALVLGVRGSGLLVALLVLPLYVPILIFGAGAVTSSMAGIGGEANLSLLGACLVLSLFLAPWATAAALRIALE; encoded by the coding sequence ATGAGCGGCTCCAGCATGTGGGAGGCTATAGGTGGAATCGTTCGTCGTGACCTGTTGCTGGCGATGCGGCGCCGTTCTGACGCCGCGATGTCGGTCTTCTTTCTCGTAATCGTCGTCAGTCTCTTCCCCTTAGGTGTCGGACCGGAGCCGGCGGTGTTGCGGACCATCGGTCCTGGGGTGCTGTGGGTAGCGGCGTTATTGGCATGTTTGTTGTCACTCTCACGCGTGTTTACGGCGGACTATCTGGACGGTGTCCTCGAACAGATGGTCCTGATTCCTCAACCACTTGCGGTATTGGTGGTCGGGAAGGTTCTCGCCCATTGGTTGGTCTCCGGGTTACCGGTGGTGCTGCTCTCACCTCTGCTCGGACTACAATTCGGTCTCAACGGAGAATCACTGGGAGTACTGGTGATGTCGCTCTTGCTTGGGACGCCCACGTTGAGTATGATTGGTGCGATCGGCGCCGCCTTGGTGCTTGGCGTACGGGGGAGTGGTCTACTGGTTGCCCTCCTGGTGCTTCCACTCTACGTTCCAATATTGATCTTTGGGGCCGGCGCCGTCACCAGCAGCATGGCTGGAATCGGTGGTGAAGCAAATCTGTCGCTGCTCGGGGCATGTCTGGTGTTGTCTCTTTTTCTGGCGCCCTGGGCCACTGCGGCGGCGTTACGGATCGCGTTGGAGTAA
- the ccmC gene encoding heme ABC transporter permease CcmC, whose translation MSIDINWLKYSSPQAFYPLAGRLIPWFACGAVVLMGIGLYMGFFVAPTDFQQGEAYRIIFVHVPAAWMSMFLYVVMAVWAGIGMGLNARLSFMMAQAIAPTGAMFTFLALLTGAMWGKPTWGAWWVWDARLTSELILLFQYAGVMLLRTSIDDMRRADRASAVFALVGVVNVPIIYFSVQWWNTLHQGASVSMATGSKMASTMLTAMLLMTLAFWLYSIAVILARVRCVMVERESLPVWNEKPAVIQETVEAR comes from the coding sequence ATGAGCATAGACATCAACTGGCTCAAGTATTCGTCTCCCCAAGCCTTTTATCCATTGGCGGGGCGCCTGATCCCATGGTTTGCTTGCGGAGCAGTCGTCTTGATGGGGATAGGGCTCTACATGGGGTTCTTCGTCGCACCGACCGACTTTCAGCAGGGCGAGGCGTACCGGATTATCTTCGTCCATGTTCCGGCGGCCTGGATGTCGATGTTTCTCTATGTCGTCATGGCTGTGTGGGCCGGCATCGGGATGGGTCTCAACGCGCGCCTTTCCTTCATGATGGCGCAAGCGATTGCTCCCACCGGGGCGATGTTCACGTTTTTGGCATTGTTGACCGGGGCCATGTGGGGAAAGCCCACCTGGGGAGCCTGGTGGGTCTGGGATGCCAGGCTGACATCGGAACTCATCTTATTGTTCCAGTATGCCGGGGTCATGCTTCTGCGGACATCGATCGATGATATGCGCCGCGCGGACCGGGCGAGCGCTGTCTTCGCCCTCGTTGGCGTGGTCAATGTCCCGATCATCTACTTTTCCGTGCAGTGGTGGAATACCTTGCATCAAGGGGCGTCGGTCAGTATGGCGACAGGATCAAAAATGGCATCGACCATGCTCACTGCCATGTTGCTGATGACATTGGCCTTCTGGCTGTACAGCATCGCCGTCATTCTTGCCAGGGTACGCTGTGTCATGGTTGAGCGGGAATCCCTGCCGGTGTGGAATGAGAAACCGGCGGTTATTCAGGAAACGGTGGAGGCTCGCTGA
- the ccmD gene encoding heme exporter protein CcmD, with the protein MEWGSASEFFAMGGYGLYVWTSFVATALCMLWEVLALWRRRGAARAEQRTALLGGTDETTA; encoded by the coding sequence ATGGAGTGGGGGAGCGCTTCGGAGTTCTTCGCGATGGGAGGCTATGGGCTCTATGTGTGGACCTCGTTTGTGGCGACCGCGCTGTGCATGCTGTGGGAAGTGTTGGCCTTGTGGCGTCGACGGGGCGCGGCGCGCGCCGAACAACGCACTGCGTTGTTAGGAGGCACCGATGAAACCACGGCATAA
- the ccmE gene encoding cytochrome c maturation protein CcmE produces the protein MKPRHKRFAFIGLGLLVFGVATVLILNAFQSNLVFFFTPSQVASGEVPQGRSFRIGGMVEDGSLVRENDGLTVRFIVTDTAKRVPVTYKGILPDLFKEGKGAVAQGKLNADGTFVASEVLAKHDENYMPPEAADALAKAKASGAQQSKSLVVPQGGQGREDSL, from the coding sequence ATGAAACCACGGCATAAACGCTTTGCCTTTATCGGCCTTGGGTTGCTCGTCTTTGGTGTGGCCACCGTCCTGATTTTGAACGCCTTTCAGAGTAATCTCGTGTTTTTCTTCACGCCCAGCCAAGTGGCGAGCGGCGAAGTGCCGCAAGGACGCAGTTTCCGCATCGGTGGCATGGTTGAAGACGGGAGCCTCGTTCGTGAGAACGATGGGCTGACGGTCCGTTTCATCGTCACCGATACCGCGAAGCGCGTGCCGGTGACTTATAAAGGGATTCTGCCGGATCTCTTTAAGGAAGGGAAGGGCGCCGTGGCACAGGGGAAACTCAACGCCGACGGCACGTTCGTCGCCAGCGAAGTCTTGGCGAAGCACGATGAAAATTACATGCCGCCTGAAGCGGCTGACGCCTTGGCGAAGGCCAAGGCGTCCGGGGCCCAACAAAGTAAATCACTCGTTGTCCCTCAAGGTGGGCAAGGTAGGGAAGACTCGCTATGA